One Bradyrhizobium sp. ISRA464 genomic window carries:
- a CDS encoding methyltransferase: MRCTNFDLPKVVPIATRKIQQAGLTDRVTAVGGDFFADPLPKADVITMGMILHDWNLEKKKLLIRKAYDALPPGGAFVVIEALIDDARRENVFGLMMSLNMLIEFGDAFDYSGSDFAGWSREVGFRDFKIIPLTGPSSAAVAYK, encoded by the coding sequence ATGCGTTGCACCAACTTCGATCTCCCCAAAGTCGTGCCGATAGCCACACGCAAAATTCAGCAGGCCGGCCTGACCGACCGGGTAACGGCTGTCGGTGGCGACTTCTTCGCCGATCCATTACCCAAGGCCGACGTCATCACCATGGGGATGATCCTGCACGACTGGAACCTTGAGAAGAAGAAATTGCTCATTCGGAAGGCGTATGATGCCTTGCCCCCGGGCGGTGCATTTGTGGTTATTGAGGCGCTCATCGACGATGCAAGACGCGAGAATGTATTCGGCCTGATGATGTCTCTCAATATGCTGATCGAATTTGGCGACGCCTTTGATTACTCGGGATCCGATTTTGCGGGCTGGTCTCGTGAGGTCGGATTCCGGGACTTCAAGATCATCCCGCTGACGGGCCCGTCGAGCGCTGCGGTCGCCTACAAGTAG
- a CDS encoding ABC transporter ATP-binding protein — protein MNMIEVERINSYYGDSHVLFDVSMDVRGQEVVALLGRNGAGKSTTLKTLAGVLHPRSGTIRFEGESIELLPTHRIASLGLQLVPEERRIFGGLTVEENLELATLSAAQRLPLADIFVMFPRLRERRSSYGRSLSGGEQQMLAIARALIRRPRLLLLDEPFEGLAVTIVQGLLEVCRELVAQGQTIVIVEQNVRAALSLARRAYVLDKGRIVFGGSAEELQASPDVMDRYLGV, from the coding sequence ATGAACATGATCGAGGTGGAGCGGATCAACAGCTATTATGGAGATTCTCACGTTCTGTTCGACGTATCAATGGACGTGCGCGGACAGGAAGTCGTTGCGTTGCTTGGCCGCAATGGTGCCGGCAAGAGCACAACGCTCAAGACGCTCGCTGGCGTGCTCCATCCGCGCTCCGGCACGATACGGTTCGAAGGTGAATCCATCGAACTGTTGCCCACTCACCGGATTGCGAGCCTAGGGCTGCAACTCGTTCCGGAAGAGCGGCGGATCTTCGGCGGATTGACTGTGGAGGAGAATCTTGAACTTGCTACTCTATCGGCGGCGCAGCGTTTGCCGCTCGCCGACATTTTCGTGATGTTCCCGCGCTTGCGCGAGCGGCGGAGCAGTTACGGCCGGTCGCTTTCCGGCGGTGAGCAGCAGATGCTCGCGATCGCCCGCGCCCTGATCCGGCGCCCCCGGCTCTTGCTGCTGGACGAGCCATTCGAGGGGCTGGCTGTCACTATCGTGCAGGGCCTGCTCGAGGTATGCCGCGAGCTGGTGGCCCAAGGACAGACGATCGTGATCGTCGAACAGAACGTGCGTGCGGCACTCAGTCTCGCCCGCCGGGCCTATGTGCTTGACAAGGGCAGGATCGTTTTCGGGGGATCGGCCGAGGAACTGCAAGCTTCGCCGGACGTGATGGATCGCTACCTCGGCGTCTGA
- a CDS encoding branched-chain amino acid ABC transporter ATP-binding protein/permease, with product MDVRRRLHRWLPELLMALALVALPFLCSALLGSVDLLTRILIWGIFGLGFDLLFGFTGLLSFGQAAFYGCGGFVTAYLLTSGDIRNGWLAIAAGVAVAAAFSVIVGLLALRRVGIYFAMITLAFGELAYFLENSPLARWTGGENGLPGVPAPRLQVGQFAYSFSGSWASYELIAAFFFVGFVFARFVVRSPVGAVLTAIRQNPLRTAALGHNVHAYKLSVFVLAAIFAGCSGALLGIFQGYMPPNAFELETSGQLVIQTVIGGAGTLIGPTIGAAIWLILRQLLQQVPAIGDLWLFILGLVFVVLVTLLPKGIVGAAARLGLSLRLVRPEPVVASAVPGEKAAAGQALLAPLPTAGARAGKPAELALEVRNVSKAYGGIHAVEGVSLELPAGRFHAIIGPNGAGKSTFLRLLNCEERPDSGRILLNGIDVTTAGVTQAHQHGLAKSFQINQLFPQLTVRQNLRIGALSHVRGALRLDVFRAADGFDKIELMMSALLERLGLTASADVRVSSLAYGEKRRLELGLALASRPSVLLLDEPLAGLSPGEREGIKHLIQDLRRGRTIVLVEHDMDAVFELAERITVLHEGRKLAEGTPQEISGDRRVREAYLGGIAA from the coding sequence ATGGATGTGCGGCGACGATTGCATCGCTGGCTGCCCGAACTGCTTATGGCACTCGCGCTGGTGGCGCTGCCGTTTCTATGCAGTGCCTTGCTCGGCTCGGTGGATCTCCTGACTCGCATCCTGATTTGGGGAATTTTCGGACTGGGCTTCGACCTGCTGTTCGGTTTCACCGGACTTCTGTCCTTCGGCCAGGCGGCTTTCTATGGCTGCGGAGGATTTGTGACAGCCTATCTTTTGACGAGCGGTGATATCCGCAACGGTTGGCTTGCGATCGCGGCTGGTGTCGCCGTTGCGGCGGCGTTCAGCGTCATTGTCGGACTTCTGGCGCTGCGCCGTGTCGGAATCTACTTCGCGATGATCACGCTGGCGTTCGGCGAGCTGGCCTATTTCCTGGAAAATTCGCCGCTGGCCCGATGGACCGGTGGCGAGAATGGATTGCCGGGCGTGCCGGCCCCGCGCCTGCAAGTTGGCCAATTCGCTTACAGCTTCTCTGGCTCCTGGGCGAGCTACGAGCTCATCGCGGCATTCTTCTTCGTCGGTTTCGTGTTTGCTCGGTTCGTCGTGAGATCGCCGGTGGGCGCCGTGCTGACCGCCATTCGCCAGAATCCGCTGCGGACCGCGGCGCTCGGTCATAATGTCCATGCTTACAAGCTTTCAGTTTTCGTGCTAGCCGCGATTTTTGCAGGCTGCAGCGGCGCGTTGCTTGGCATATTCCAGGGTTATATGCCGCCAAATGCTTTCGAGCTGGAAACCTCTGGTCAGCTCGTGATTCAGACCGTCATAGGGGGCGCGGGGACGCTGATTGGCCCAACGATCGGCGCGGCAATCTGGTTGATCTTGCGCCAGCTCCTGCAACAGGTGCCGGCAATCGGCGATCTCTGGTTGTTCATTCTGGGATTGGTGTTCGTTGTGTTGGTCACTCTGCTGCCGAAAGGGATTGTCGGTGCCGCAGCCCGCCTCGGATTGAGTCTTCGCTTGGTCAGGCCGGAGCCCGTGGTCGCAAGTGCGGTCCCGGGCGAGAAAGCGGCTGCAGGTCAGGCGCTCCTTGCCCCGTTGCCCACGGCCGGCGCGCGCGCTGGCAAGCCTGCTGAGCTGGCGCTCGAGGTCCGCAATGTCAGCAAAGCCTATGGCGGCATTCATGCCGTCGAGGGAGTTTCGCTCGAGCTGCCCGCCGGTCGATTCCACGCCATCATTGGCCCCAATGGCGCGGGCAAAAGCACATTCCTCAGGCTGCTCAACTGCGAGGAAAGACCGGACTCGGGCCGCATTCTCCTGAATGGAATCGATGTCACGACAGCAGGCGTTACCCAAGCCCATCAACATGGGCTGGCAAAGAGCTTCCAGATCAACCAGCTGTTCCCGCAGCTTACGGTACGGCAGAACCTGCGCATTGGCGCGCTCAGTCACGTGCGCGGCGCATTGCGGCTCGACGTCTTTCGTGCCGCAGATGGTTTCGACAAAATCGAATTGATGATGTCCGCCTTGCTCGAACGTCTGGGCCTCACTGCGAGCGCTGACGTCCGCGTTAGTTCGCTTGCCTACGGCGAAAAGCGTCGGCTCGAGCTCGGGCTTGCGTTGGCATCCCGCCCCTCGGTGCTGCTGCTCGACGAGCCGCTTGCAGGTTTGAGTCCCGGCGAGCGTGAGGGGATCAAGCATCTGATCCAAGACCTGCGCAGAGGACGCACGATCGTCCTCGTCGAGCACGACATGGATGCGGTTTTCGAGCTCGCGGAGCGCATCACGGTGTTGCACGAGGGACGCAAGCTCGCTGAAGGCACACCGCAGGAAATTTCCGGTGATCGGCGAGTGAGAGAAGCCTATCTCGGAGGAATTGCTGCCTGA
- a CDS encoding IS91 family transposase translates to MSRPALEVADIFRSHGLAWRQAHAGHISLDQMKVMSAIERCRTAALGGHVARCADCAYTTIAYNSCRNRHCPKCQGAAAKDWLADREAELLPVPYYHVVFTLPAAIADIAYQNKAVVYDLLFKVSAETMLTIAADPKHLGGRIGVTSVLHTWGSALTHHPHVHMIVPGGGISSDGQRWVSCRPGFFLSVRVLSRLFRRLFLEKLVAAHQAGRLSFFGDHAHLAEAQSFATHLAPLRTAEWVVYSKRPFGGPEAVPAYLSRYTHRVAIANSRLIACDEGGVTFKWKDYRIEGRDRYKQMTLATDEFIRRFLIHVLPKGLHRIRHYGLFAKGACAANVARARELLAAAKPEGQPTADPSKPSCPCCGGCMIVIEVFARGATPRHRPTAPMNRIRIDTS, encoded by the coding sequence ATGTCGCGCCCGGCTTTGGAGGTTGCGGATATCTTCCGCAGCCATGGCCTAGCATGGCGTCAAGCCCATGCCGGTCATATCAGCCTCGACCAGATGAAGGTGATGTCGGCGATCGAGCGCTGCCGCACGGCGGCCCTCGGGGGCCACGTCGCGCGCTGCGCGGACTGCGCTTATACCACGATCGCCTACAACTCCTGCCGCAACCGGCACTGCCCGAAGTGCCAGGGCGCCGCCGCGAAGGACTGGCTTGCCGACCGCGAGGCCGAGCTGTTGCCGGTGCCGTACTATCACGTCGTGTTCACGCTGCCGGCGGCCATCGCCGACATCGCCTACCAGAACAAGGCCGTGGTCTACGATCTGCTGTTCAAGGTCTCGGCCGAGACCATGCTGACGATCGCCGCCGATCCGAAGCATCTGGGTGGGCGGATCGGCGTCACCTCCGTGCTGCACACCTGGGGTTCGGCGCTGACCCATCACCCCCACGTGCACATGATCGTGCCGGGCGGCGGCATCTCGTCCGACGGCCAGCGCTGGGTGTCGTGCCGGCCGGGCTTCTTCCTGTCCGTGCGCGTGCTCTCCCGCCTGTTCCGGCGACTGTTCCTGGAGAAGCTTGTCGCCGCCCACCAAGCCGGCCGCCTCAGCTTCTTCGGCGACCACGCCCATCTCGCCGAGGCGCAATCCTTCGCGACTCATCTCGCCCCGCTGCGCACGGCCGAGTGGGTCGTCTATTCAAAGCGGCCGTTCGGCGGCCCTGAGGCGGTGCCGGCCTATCTGTCGCGCTACACCCATCGCGTGGCCATCGCCAACAGCCGATTGATCGCCTGCGACGAGGGCGGCGTCACCTTCAAGTGGAAGGACTACCGCATCGAGGGCCGCGATCGATACAAGCAGATGACGCTCGCCACAGATGAGTTCATCCGCCGCTTCCTCATCCACGTGCTGCCAAAAGGCTTGCATCGCATCCGCCACTACGGCCTGTTCGCCAAAGGCGCTTGTGCCGCCAACGTCGCACGCGCCCGTGAGCTGCTCGCCGCTGCAAAACCTGAAGGCCAGCCTACCGCCGATCCCAGCAAGCCGAGCTGTCCATGCTGTGGCGGCTGCATGATCGTCATCGAGGTTTTCGCGCGCGGTGCAACGCCGCGGCATCGGCCGACAGCTCCAATGAACCGCATCAGGATCGACACCTCATGA
- a CDS encoding methyltransferase dimerization domain-containing protein, whose protein sequence is MSGLDPSHIMQVGMGFFASKTLLSAVELELFTTLARQPMTGKEIAAALQLHPRAIPDLPDALVALKFLQRDGDGPEARYANTPESAFFLDRTSPGYIGGILEMANARLYRFWADLTEALKTGMPQNETKHSGEPMFTKLYADPARLEQFMNAMSGISAGNFKEFARKFDFSKFKTLCDVGGATGQLSCMVAAANPQCVAPTSISPKSCR, encoded by the coding sequence ATGTCGGGGCTGGATCCGTCACATATCATGCAAGTCGGGATGGGATTCTTTGCGTCGAAGACGCTGCTTTCAGCCGTCGAGCTGGAACTGTTCACCACGCTTGCGAGGCAGCCGATGACGGGCAAGGAGATCGCCGCGGCATTGCAACTCCATCCGCGCGCCATACCGGACCTCCCGGACGCGCTGGTAGCTCTCAAGTTTCTCCAACGTGACGGCGACGGTCCCGAGGCACGCTACGCGAATACGCCCGAGAGCGCCTTTTTTCTGGACCGAACCAGCCCTGGCTACATCGGCGGCATCCTTGAGATGGCGAATGCTCGTCTGTACCGATTCTGGGCGGATCTCACCGAGGCTCTCAAGACGGGCATGCCGCAAAACGAAACCAAGCACTCCGGAGAGCCGATGTTCACGAAGCTTTACGCGGACCCCGCACGCCTCGAGCAGTTCATGAACGCCATGTCGGGGATTTCGGCCGGAAACTTCAAGGAGTTTGCCCGGAAATTCGATTTCTCCAAGTTTAAGACCCTTTGCGATGTCGGTGGCGCCACCGGGCAGCTTTCCTGCATGGTCGCTGCAGCAAATCCGCAATGCGTTGCACCAACTTCGATCTCCCCAAAGTCGTGCCGATAG
- a CDS encoding tyrosine-type recombinase/integrase — MTKQAISPLRQRMIEDMAIRKFAPKTQHDYVQRVKDFAVFLGRSPDLAQSEDVRGFRLHLASNGAGAPKINATVSALRFFFNVTLDRPELAKHLSFMHEPRKVPVVLSPEEVARFLEAAPSIKYKAALSVAYGAGLRVSEVVALKVSDIDSERMMLRVEQGKGRKDRHAMLSPVLLELLRDWYRISRPQGWLFPGLKPASPMTTRQLTRACHAAAHMAEIAKRVTPHTLRHSFATHLLEQNIDIRVIQVLLGHAKLETTALYTRVATNTIREVMSPLDHLTPLRAKRDEPPA; from the coding sequence ATGACCAAGCAGGCCATCAGTCCGTTGCGCCAGCGCATGATCGAAGACATGGCGATCCGCAAGTTCGCGCCCAAGACCCAACACGACTACGTGCAAAGGGTCAAGGACTTCGCGGTATTCCTCGGCCGCTCGCCCGACCTGGCCCAGTCGGAGGACGTGCGCGGCTTTCGGCTGCATCTGGCGTCGAACGGCGCCGGCGCGCCAAAGATCAACGCCACCGTCTCGGCGCTGCGGTTCTTCTTCAATGTGACGCTCGATCGGCCCGAGCTTGCCAAGCACCTGTCGTTCATGCACGAGCCACGCAAGGTTCCGGTTGTTCTCAGCCCGGAAGAGGTTGCGCGCTTTCTGGAGGCGGCGCCGAGCATCAAATACAAGGCGGCGCTCAGTGTCGCTTACGGTGCAGGGTTGCGTGTCTCTGAGGTCGTCGCGTTGAAGGTATCCGACATCGATTCCGAACGCATGATGCTGCGCGTCGAGCAGGGCAAAGGCCGCAAGGATCGCCACGCGATGCTTTCCCCTGTGCTGCTCGAACTTCTGCGCGATTGGTACCGCATTTCCCGCCCGCAGGGCTGGCTGTTTCCGGGACTGAAGCCGGCCAGCCCGATGACGACGCGCCAGCTCACGCGCGCCTGCCACGCGGCGGCCCACATGGCCGAGATCGCCAAGCGGGTGACGCCGCACACCCTGCGCCACAGCTTCGCGACCCACCTGCTCGAGCAGAACATTGATATTCGGGTGATCCAGGTCCTGTTGGGCCACGCCAAGCTCGAGACCACGGCGCTCTATACCCGCGTCGCCACCAACACCATCCGCGAGGTCATGAGCCCGCTGGATCACCTCACCCCGCTCCGCGCCAAGCGAGACGAGCCGCCTGCCTGA
- a CDS encoding branched-chain amino acid ABC transporter permease, with the protein MPTLPQFLSQAFNGIALGSLLALIACGLTIILGTLGVLNFAHGAMFMFGAYVAFIVLGHLDSFAAALVLGALSLLAFGFALERGLIRLYYDRPHEDQILVTFGLAIMMIEAVHYVFGGESQRVPVPSWGQGIVNLHFFYYPLYRVEAIGIAGLILLGFYLLLYRTRIGLVVRAGIEDPLMVELLGTHVRRAFMAVFSIGAMAAGIAGVIYAPLAAIIPNMGEQFLVQCFVVVVIGGLGSFPGAIVGGLVVGEILSLTTLFNPAYAQAAIYAVMTLVLIVRPRGLFGTMGRA; encoded by the coding sequence ATGCCGACGCTACCGCAATTTCTGTCGCAGGCTTTCAACGGCATAGCGCTGGGAAGCCTGCTGGCGCTGATTGCGTGCGGGCTGACGATCATTCTCGGCACGCTCGGCGTTCTCAATTTCGCCCACGGCGCGATGTTCATGTTCGGCGCCTATGTGGCTTTCATCGTGCTCGGCCACCTCGATTCATTTGCGGCTGCCCTGGTGCTCGGCGCGTTGTCCCTTCTTGCTTTCGGTTTCGCACTCGAGCGTGGATTGATCCGGCTCTACTATGATCGGCCGCATGAGGATCAGATCCTCGTCACGTTCGGGCTGGCCATCATGATGATCGAAGCAGTCCACTACGTGTTCGGCGGCGAGAGCCAGCGGGTGCCTGTTCCGTCCTGGGGACAGGGCATCGTGAACCTCCACTTCTTCTATTATCCGCTCTATCGCGTGGAAGCGATCGGCATCGCCGGATTGATCCTGCTCGGATTTTATCTGTTGTTGTATCGCACCCGGATCGGCCTCGTGGTGCGCGCCGGGATCGAGGATCCACTCATGGTGGAGCTCTTGGGTACCCACGTGCGCCGCGCTTTCATGGCGGTGTTTTCAATTGGCGCCATGGCCGCGGGAATCGCGGGCGTTATCTATGCACCGCTCGCCGCGATCATCCCGAATATGGGTGAACAATTCCTGGTCCAATGCTTCGTGGTCGTCGTGATCGGGGGACTTGGCTCGTTTCCGGGCGCCATTGTCGGCGGCCTGGTTGTCGGCGAGATCCTCTCCCTGACGACGCTGTTCAATCCGGCCTATGCGCAAGCGGCGATCTATGCCGTGATGACACTGGTGCTGATCGTGAGACCGCGCGGGCTGTTCGGCACCATGGGACGCGCGTGA
- a CDS encoding ABC transporter substrate-binding protein: MRAGIGASVAGFFLPYATSPAWAKDYPALGTFPAGTNGSSIFVGCLVPLTGPYSASGKDMRLGFELAVEHLNNGSRVTEQIPTLKKGKGVLGKKIEFQVADAETKPDPAVQAATRYVRENKAIMLTGAVSSAVAVALEELGQREHTIVMIGNSSSNDTTGKDCQRYGFRSQDSAYMASKALAPVLAKELGKDRKAGYLVPDYTFGHTIFASMKQFTEAQGWKTSIEQLAPLGTTDFSSYLLNIANSGADVFVNLAFGADAVASTKQAQQFGILPRMKYVVPDISQFQAKELGAEIMGGSYGSQPWWWTEQDTYPLAKFFVEDFEKKNHYKPRWGASEVYLQMLVWADAVERAGTFYPIEVIKALESGQKVNSIYGEVYYRAGDHQMVRPVPIMIGKKPNEMKGPEDYYRIVDLVPGEQVLPPLNETGCHLQPYET, from the coding sequence ATGAGAGCCGGCATCGGAGCAAGCGTTGCCGGCTTTTTCCTGCCTTATGCGACCTCTCCGGCCTGGGCCAAGGACTACCCTGCGCTTGGCACCTTCCCGGCCGGGACGAACGGCAGCAGCATTTTTGTCGGCTGCCTTGTGCCGCTGACTGGTCCCTATTCCGCATCCGGAAAGGACATGCGACTTGGCTTTGAGCTTGCGGTCGAACATCTGAACAACGGCAGCCGCGTGACTGAACAGATCCCGACACTGAAGAAGGGCAAGGGCGTGCTCGGCAAGAAGATCGAATTCCAGGTCGCCGACGCCGAAACAAAGCCGGACCCGGCGGTCCAGGCCGCCACGCGCTACGTTCGCGAAAACAAGGCCATCATGCTGACCGGAGCCGTGAGCAGCGCGGTGGCTGTCGCTCTCGAGGAGCTCGGGCAGCGCGAGCACACGATCGTCATGATCGGCAACAGCAGTTCCAACGACACTACGGGCAAGGATTGCCAGAGATACGGTTTCCGCTCGCAGGATTCTGCCTACATGGCCTCGAAGGCGTTGGCGCCAGTGCTGGCCAAGGAACTGGGCAAGGACCGCAAGGCTGGTTACCTGGTCCCGGATTACACCTTTGGCCACACCATCTTTGCCTCGATGAAGCAGTTCACGGAAGCCCAGGGCTGGAAGACATCGATCGAACAACTCGCGCCGCTCGGTACGACCGATTTCAGCTCCTACCTGCTGAACATCGCCAATAGCGGCGCCGATGTCTTCGTCAACCTGGCATTTGGCGCGGATGCTGTCGCCTCGACCAAGCAGGCACAGCAGTTCGGTATCCTACCCAGAATGAAATATGTGGTGCCCGATATTTCGCAGTTTCAGGCCAAGGAGCTGGGTGCCGAGATCATGGGCGGCTCCTATGGCTCGCAGCCGTGGTGGTGGACGGAGCAGGACACTTATCCCTTGGCAAAATTCTTTGTCGAGGATTTCGAGAAGAAGAACCACTACAAGCCTCGCTGGGGCGCAAGCGAAGTCTATCTGCAGATGCTCGTCTGGGCCGATGCCGTCGAGCGTGCGGGCACGTTCTATCCCATCGAGGTGATCAAGGCGCTGGAGAGCGGGCAGAAGGTGAACTCGATCTATGGCGAGGTGTATTACCGCGCCGGCGACCATCAAATGGTTCGGCCGGTCCCGATCATGATCGGCAAGAAGCCGAACGAGATGAAGGGACCGGAAGATTATTATCGCATCGTCGATCTCGTTCCCGGCGAACAGGTCCTGCCGCCGTTGAACGAGACCGGGTGTCACTTGCAGCCCTACGAAACCTAG
- a CDS encoding tetratricopeptide repeat protein, whose protein sequence is MASDQVKRKLAAIFAADIAGYSRLMGADEAGTLARLKQYRRDLIDPKTRQHRGRVVKTTGDGILIEFPSVVDAVCCSIEVQQGMRERNADVPRERRIEFRIGINLGDVIIEGRDLYGDGVNIAARLEGLAEPGCICISQTVLNHARGKIAFEVEDLGEQALKNIVQPIHVYRLLLNFSQDRTVPRSSESALALPDKPSIAVLSFENMSGDNEQEFFADGIAEDVITALSKAHWLFVIARNSSFTYKGKSVDVRQVGRELGVRYVLEGSVRRVGNRVRITAQLIDAASGHHLWADRYDRELADVFVVQDEIARNITGAIAPGIISAEMQHAQRKDPSQLDAWDHIMRAHWHIRRFTQDDLAEARRLLVQAIALDPANSMALSDLAFACHFEAVFGWGDGPAKSHARLGEAGRKAVAIDDGDAAAHTALAIYDLFSGRHGEARRRLRRALDLDPNSVFARGYLGVSFGFSGDYDAALPHLDEAIRLSPRDPLLVIWTLCKGWAALLTQRYQEAIEFASDTAEANPEFPDIYAVLAAANGQLGRVDPARAALDQLLRRMPALTTNDERLNRPFGCTEHREQFLEGLRKAGMPK, encoded by the coding sequence ATGGCTTCCGATCAGGTCAAGCGCAAGCTCGCCGCCATATTTGCCGCCGACATTGCCGGGTATAGCCGGTTGATGGGGGCGGATGAGGCCGGCACGCTGGCCCGCCTCAAACAATACCGCCGAGATCTGATCGACCCCAAGACCAGGCAACATCGCGGTCGCGTCGTGAAAACGACGGGTGATGGCATCCTCATTGAGTTTCCGAGCGTCGTCGATGCGGTATGCTGCTCGATCGAGGTTCAGCAGGGCATGCGAGAACGCAATGCCGATGTCCCTCGGGAGAGGCGCATCGAGTTCCGCATCGGGATCAACCTTGGCGATGTGATCATTGAGGGGCGCGACCTCTATGGCGACGGCGTGAATATTGCGGCGCGACTGGAGGGGTTAGCCGAGCCGGGCTGCATCTGCATATCGCAAACTGTCCTCAATCACGCGCGCGGCAAGATCGCTTTCGAGGTCGAGGATCTGGGCGAGCAAGCCCTCAAGAACATCGTCCAACCCATACACGTCTATCGTCTACTGCTCAATTTCAGCCAAGACCGGACGGTACCTCGGTCTTCGGAATCGGCGCTGGCTTTGCCGGACAAACCCTCCATCGCCGTGCTGTCGTTCGAAAACATGAGCGGTGATAACGAGCAAGAGTTCTTCGCCGATGGCATCGCCGAAGACGTCATCACGGCACTATCCAAGGCGCATTGGTTGTTCGTCATCGCCCGCAACTCGTCGTTCACGTACAAGGGCAAATCCGTCGACGTGCGTCAGGTCGGCCGCGAACTCGGCGTCCGCTACGTGCTCGAAGGCAGTGTTCGCCGGGTTGGCAATCGGGTGCGCATCACGGCCCAGCTGATCGATGCGGCGAGCGGCCATCACCTCTGGGCGGATCGCTACGACCGCGAATTGGCCGATGTGTTTGTCGTCCAAGACGAGATCGCGCGGAACATCACCGGCGCTATCGCGCCCGGCATCATCTCGGCCGAGATGCAGCATGCGCAGCGCAAGGATCCGAGCCAACTCGATGCGTGGGACCACATCATGCGCGCGCACTGGCACATCCGCCGCTTCACCCAGGATGATCTGGCGGAGGCAAGACGCCTGCTCGTCCAAGCCATAGCGCTTGATCCGGCCAATTCGATGGCGCTTAGCGATCTCGCCTTTGCCTGCCATTTCGAGGCCGTCTTTGGATGGGGGGACGGACCCGCCAAGTCGCATGCGCGACTCGGCGAAGCCGGGCGCAAGGCGGTCGCCATTGATGACGGCGATGCGGCCGCCCACACCGCACTAGCCATTTACGATCTGTTCTCGGGTCGGCACGGAGAAGCCCGACGCCGGCTGCGGCGCGCCCTCGATCTCGATCCCAACTCGGTGTTCGCACGTGGATATCTCGGCGTAAGCTTCGGTTTCAGCGGCGACTACGATGCCGCTCTGCCGCACCTCGACGAGGCAATCCGACTCAGCCCGCGCGATCCCCTGCTAGTCATTTGGACATTGTGCAAGGGCTGGGCGGCTTTGTTGACGCAGCGATACCAAGAGGCGATCGAATTCGCTAGCGACACAGCCGAAGCCAATCCGGAATTTCCCGACATCTACGCCGTACTAGCTGCCGCGAATGGTCAGTTGGGTCGAGTAGATCCAGCGCGGGCTGCGCTGGATCAGTTGTTGCGGCGCATGCCCGCATTGACCACGAACGACGAGCGCCTCAACCGCCCCTTTGGATGCACGGAACATCGAGAACAGTTCCTCGAAGGCTTGCGGAAGGCCGGGATGCCGAAGTGA